The DNA sequence TAGTGAAAAACCGATATTATCGGGCATTAACCTTGATGTCTTTATAGACGATTTTATTGGTATTGTTGGACCCAACGGTGGAGGTAAAACCACTCTTCTTAAAGCAATTGTGGGGTTAATAAAACCCATGGAGGGAGAAATAACTTTCAATACAAAAAAAACTATCGGATATTTGCCTCAAATGAACCAACACGACAACAGATTCCCAATACCTGTTAACGAAGTGGTTTTGAGTGGACTGTTTGGTAACAAAGGCATTTTTAAACGATTTACAAAAGCCGATACAGAAAAGGCTGAATATTGGCTAGAATTTGCTGGTGTAAAAGAGTTTACCAAGAAAAAATTCGGTAGCCTGTCTGGAGGAGAACGCCAACGCGTCCTGCTTTGCCGAGCACTTATCAGCGACCCCGATTTGCTGATTTTAGACGAACCCAACACATTTGTTGACAATAAATTTGAAGGCGAACTATACGAACTGCTTAAGCAATTAAATGAGACAAGGGCGATTATGGTTGTCTCGCACGATTTAGGAACTATTTCTGCCTATGTAAAAAGTATTGCATGCGTCAATCGAGATTTGCACCACCATAAATCGAATATCATAACACAAAAGCAGTTAGAGTCGTACAACTGTCCAATTCAACTAATTACCCATGGGACTGTTCCTCATACAGTTCTTTTAAATCACGATGAGTTATGATTAGCGCAATTTTCGAATATCGTTTTCTACTACATGCTGTTATTGCCTCTATATTGTCTGGTGTGGTTTGTGGAATAATAGGAACCTATATAGTAACTAATCGGATAGTTTTTTTAAGTGGGGGAATAGCTCATGCATCATTTGGTGGATTGGGATTAGCATGGTACTTAAACTTTAATCCAATATTAGGAGCCGCAATGTTTTCAGTTATGACAGCATTGGGTATAGAGTTTTTTACTGACAAAACGCGAGTTAGAAACGATTCTATAATCGGGATATGGTGGTCGATGGGAATGGCTCTGGGTATCTTTTTTATATACCTTACTCCCGGATATACGCCAAATCTTATGAACTACCTTTTTGGCTCAATCTTAACCATTGAAACCTTAGATTTATACTTAATTGGAGCATTGGCCCTTGTTACAATCACATTTTTTACAATATTTTACCGACCAATACTCTTTATTTCGTTCGATTCAGAATATGTAAAAACACATAAAATACCTGTAGCACTGTTCAAATATATTCTGATGTCATTAGTAGCGTTAGCAATTGTTTTCTCAATGAAAATAGCTGGTATTGTGCTAATTATATCACTACTAACGATTCCACAAGCTATTGCAAATCAGATTACTAATAATTTTAAACACATTATGTTTTTGTCTATTCTTTTTGCTATTTTAGGATCTTTACTTGGTTTAGCAATATCGTGGTATATCAATGTTCCATCTGGTGCAACCATAATTTTTTCGTTAATAATATTATTTGTATTAGTGAACATTGTTACTAAATTAATTAGAAAATCTTGACTACATTTGTCTTTATCAAAATAATAGATAATCATAAAAACTTAATAAAATGAAGTATCAAGTATTAGTAATTGGAAGCGGTCCGGGCGGATATGTGGCTGCTATCAGAGCATCACAATTGAACTTAAGTGTTGCTATAGTTGAACGCTCAGAGTTGGGCGGGATCTGCTTAAACTGGGGCTGTATCCCTACTAAATCTCTTTTAAAAAGTGGACAGGTGTTTGAATACGCAAAAAAATCTGCCGATTATGGAGTTGAAATAGACGGAGATATAAAACCAAACCTACCAAAAATGGTTGAACGCAGTCGCGGAGTTGCAGCAAATATGAGTAAAGGTGTTCAGTTTTTGCTCAAGAAAAACAAAATAGATGTAATTCAAGGATTTGGCAAACTTGCAGGAAACGGAAAAGTAGAAGTTACAGGCGAAGATGGCACAAAAACTATTATCGAGGCTGACCATATTATCCTTGCAACTGGCGCACGTTCGAAACAACTTCCAAATCTTCCGCAAGATGGTGTCAAAATTATTGGATACCGCAAAGCTTTAACTTTAGACAAACAACCCGAAAGCATGGTAGTTGTGGGCTCGGGAGCAATTGGTAGTGAATTTGCTTATTTTTACAGCTCTATTGGAACAAAGGTAACTTTGGTAGAATTCCTTCCTAACATTGTACCCAACGAAGATGAAGAAGTGTCAAAACAACTAGGCAGATCATTTAAAAGAATGGGTATTGACGTAATGACCGATTCTTCGGTTGAAAAAGTTGATACATCAGGAAATTTGTGCATAGTCATCATAAAAACGCCAAAAGGAGAAAAAACTGTCGAAGCCGAGATTGTTCTTTCTGCAGTCGGCGTAACTCCAAATATTGAGAATATTGGGTTAGAGGAAAATGGAATAGTTCTCGAAAAAGGAAAGATAAAAGTCGATGAATATTACCGCACCAACGTTAAAGGTGTATATGCCATTGGCGATATTGTTCATGGACCGGCTTTAGCGCACGTTTCATCTGCAGAAGCTATATGTTGTGTTGAAAAAATCGCAGGACTCTCGCCCGAACCAATCGACTATACAAATATTCCCGGCTGTACTTATACAACCCCAGAAGTAGCATCTGTTGGACTAACCGAGAAAAAAGCCATTGAGGCTGGATATGAAGTAAAAATCGGGAAGTTCCCATTTACAGCATCAGGGAAGGCTAACTCTGCCGGCAACAACACAGGATTTGTAAAACTGATATTCGATGCCAAAAATGACAAACTACTTGGCGCACACATGATAGGACTTAATGTTACCGAAATGATTGCCGAATTAATAATAGCAAAAAAGCTCGACGCAACAGCAATAGATTTTATAAAATCAATTCACCCACACCCGACCATGTCGGAGGCTGTTATGGAGGCTGCTGCTGCTGCACACGGCGAAGCAATACATACGTAAATCTTGTATAAAAATAAAAACCGAGACCCTAAAAAGTCTCGGTTTTTTCACTACATCTTTGTTTCCCTCAAACTCTCCCTATAAACACAATCTCAACTTCTTAAACTATATTCTTTTAACCTTGTCATTAATTTTCGACGTGCAATAAAAATTCTACTTTTAACAGAACCAATTGGGATATCCAATGCATCGGCTATCTCTTTATACTTATAGCCCTCTGTGTGCATATTAAAAGGAATCTTGTATTCATCGGAAAGTTCTGAAACAGCTTTTTGTATCTCCTTTACAGAATATGCACTATCAGGGTTCATTATTGCAGTCTCAATCTGCCTTTCCAAAAACGTTGTGTCTTTATTGAAATCAAGATTTTTTGCCAATCGTGAGTTTTTGCGATAATTGTTAATAAAAATATTCCTCATAATAGTGAATGTCCAAGAAAGAAGATTGGTATTTTCAGCAAAGCTATCACGATAACGAAGTGCCTTATAAATTGTCTCTTGAAGCAAATCGCCCGCATCATCTTTGTTCATAGTTAAACTTAAAGCGTAACGCTCTAAACTACTTCGTAAATTACATAATTGAGCTTCAAACTCCGCGTGCGACATAACAATTGATTTTACACTATGTAAATATGCAAATAAAAATGCATTTATATACACGTATGTGCATCTAATTTTACATTACCCAATAAAAAAGTTATTTCTATTATACCATGTTACAATAATTTAATCTCAAAAGTAAAAATGAAATTGAAACGAATCACGGTTTTTTGTTAACTTAGCAATTTATATACAGAGATAAAAACAGACCTTAAAGAAACATTTTACAGAAAGATTATCAGCCAGTTAACTGTTTTACAACAAACTACTAATGGTACAATTTTTAAAACTTGTAGCACAAGATATTTACGATAAATTTAAAAACAATTTTGAAGATAAGATAGTTGTTCTCCCTTCAAAACGACCTGAGTATTACCTATATAGGTATTTAAGCCAAATATCATCAAACGAGATATTGGCTCCAAAGGTTACAACACTTAATGAGCTTGTTGAAAGTTGGTCCAACCTAATAACTGTGAGCAATTTAGAATTAGTTTATCATCTGTATATAGTTTATAAAAAACATTTGCCAGGGAGTGAAACATTCGATGATTTCTATTTTTGGGGAGAGGTACTTCTGTCTGATTTTAATGATATCGACAAAGCATTGGCTAAACCCGAAGAAATATTTAGTCTGATAGAAAACATAAAACAGATTGAAGATACTTTCGACGACAAGGAACTTGCAAGTACTATCGAGCGTTTTTGGAAAACATTTTATTCCGATGAAAACACCGAAATAAAAGAGCGTTTTTTGGAATTTTGGAAAAATCTATTGCCTATCTACAAAGATTACAACAAATATTTATCAGAAAAAGGGATAGCATACCACGGGAAAAATATCAAAAACTCATTAGATAACCTGAAAAGTGGTAATGTTACCCTTCCTAACACCGATTTTATATTTGTAGGATTTGACTATCTGACAAATGCCGAGAAGTCAATCTTGCAATTTATAAAAAATAGCGGTAAAGCTCAATTTTATTGGGATTACGACGAGTTATATCTTGATAAAAAATATGAGGCTGGTTACCACATAAGAGAGAATTTAAAGCTATTCCCATCAGCTTTAGATAAATCTAATTTTGAAAATTTTGAGAGAAGTAAAAGTGTTGACATTTATGAAACACCGGGTATGTCGTCAGTAGCACAGTTAGCAATAAATTGTGCGACAGAAAAACATTTGTCTGATAACAGTAATCCCGATTTTACGGCAATTGTTCTAGCAGACACAAATATATTACAACCCATGCTTAGTAAACTGCCAAAATATAATGGCATAAACATAACCACAGGCTGGCCTGTCAAGTATTCAAGTTCAGCTGCTTTTGCTTCAAATTTTCTCAACCTATGGATACAACAAACAAACAGTAAAAACCAAAAAAGATTTTCGGTTGAATTATTACTAAGTTTAGCCAATAGCAAGGGAATTACTCATAACGACTCAGCATTAATAACTGAAAAGTGCAAAGGAAAAATTTTCGTTGATATTGACGAATTTCAATCATCTTCATGGTTATACAAAAGTCTTTTGTTTGAGAATGAAACGGTATCATCAAAACTATCTGATATCCTAAAAAATTATATCGCTGTTTGCAAAGAGAGTTGTGAAAACAAAACTGTACAAAACAGTTTTGATATTGAATCAGCGCAACATATTATTACTCACTTAAATCAATTCTCGAACGTCATTAAAAGCTTTGATATACAGTTAGAAATAAATGTACAAGCAAAGCTAATAGAACGGCTTATTAACAATTTAAGCGTACCCTTTGAGGGGTCTCCTGTTAGTGGCATTCAAATTACAAGCATTGCAGAAACCAAATGCCTTGATTTTGAAAATGTTATAATTGCAGGTGCTAACGAAGGAATGCTTCCGTCAACATCACGGCAAATTTCGCATATCCCCTACTCTATAAGAAAAAGTTACGGGCTTACCACATTTGAAGACAACATTAATATTACAGCCTATCATGTGTATAGACTAATGCAACGCTCGAAAAACATTACATTTATTGTTAATAGCGATGAACAAGAGATTGATAAAGCCGAGCCAACACGATTTCTACAACAGTTTATTGCCGAACAAAAGTGGGATTTTAAGCCAAAAAGAGCACATAGTTTCCAAATAGTTTCAAAACTACCACAACCAACCTTTTTCCCGTGGGACGAAAAGGTGTCGGCATATATGGAGGAAGTTCAAATAAAAGGGCTAAGTCCCACTGTAATAAACACATATATAGACTGCCCGTTGAAGTTTTATTTCAAATATCCGTGTAATTTGGAAGAGCCCGTTACCATTGAAAATGTTATAGATAACAGAGTGTTCGGAAACTTGCTACATAAAGCTATCGAGGATTTATACAAGGGTTTTATCGGTAAAACCATTTCAGCTACACATTTTGACAATCTTTTAA is a window from the Bacteroidales bacterium genome containing:
- a CDS encoding ABC transporter ATP-binding protein, whose product is MNLPLLSIKKLTVGYSEKPILSGINLDVFIDDFIGIVGPNGGGKTTLLKAIVGLIKPMEGEITFNTKKTIGYLPQMNQHDNRFPIPVNEVVLSGLFGNKGIFKRFTKADTEKAEYWLEFAGVKEFTKKKFGSLSGGERQRVLLCRALISDPDLLILDEPNTFVDNKFEGELYELLKQLNETRAIMVVSHDLGTISAYVKSIACVNRDLHHHKSNIITQKQLESYNCPIQLITHGTVPHTVLLNHDEL
- a CDS encoding metal ABC transporter permease, with amino-acid sequence MISAIFEYRFLLHAVIASILSGVVCGIIGTYIVTNRIVFLSGGIAHASFGGLGLAWYLNFNPILGAAMFSVMTALGIEFFTDKTRVRNDSIIGIWWSMGMALGIFFIYLTPGYTPNLMNYLFGSILTIETLDLYLIGALALVTITFFTIFYRPILFISFDSEYVKTHKIPVALFKYILMSLVALAIVFSMKIAGIVLIISLLTIPQAIANQITNNFKHIMFLSILFAILGSLLGLAISWYINVPSGATIIFSLIILFVLVNIVTKLIRKS
- the lpdA gene encoding dihydrolipoyl dehydrogenase, coding for MKYQVLVIGSGPGGYVAAIRASQLNLSVAIVERSELGGICLNWGCIPTKSLLKSGQVFEYAKKSADYGVEIDGDIKPNLPKMVERSRGVAANMSKGVQFLLKKNKIDVIQGFGKLAGNGKVEVTGEDGTKTIIEADHIILATGARSKQLPNLPQDGVKIIGYRKALTLDKQPESMVVVGSGAIGSEFAYFYSSIGTKVTLVEFLPNIVPNEDEEVSKQLGRSFKRMGIDVMTDSSVEKVDTSGNLCIVIIKTPKGEKTVEAEIVLSAVGVTPNIENIGLEENGIVLEKGKIKVDEYYRTNVKGVYAIGDIVHGPALAHVSSAEAICCVEKIAGLSPEPIDYTNIPGCTYTTPEVASVGLTEKKAIEAGYEVKIGKFPFTASGKANSAGNNTGFVKLIFDAKNDKLLGAHMIGLNVTEMIAELIIAKKLDATAIDFIKSIHPHPTMSEAVMEAAAAAHGEAIHT
- a CDS encoding sigma-70 family RNA polymerase sigma factor; its protein translation is MSHAEFEAQLCNLRSSLERYALSLTMNKDDAGDLLQETIYKALRYRDSFAENTNLLSWTFTIMRNIFINNYRKNSRLAKNLDFNKDTTFLERQIETAIMNPDSAYSVKEIQKAVSELSDEYKIPFNMHTEGYKYKEIADALDIPIGSVKSRIFIARRKLMTRLKEYSLRS